AGAAACAGTTAAATAGTCCAAGGTCTAAACTTCAACTGCGTTTAATTCAAACCCCAGAAGCTTTAGAAGAGTTAGTTAATATTTTACAACAGCATACTGATGCTAATTATCCCGTTGCTTGGGATACGGAAACCACCTCTTTAGAATTTCTAAAAGCGGAATTAGTTGGAATAGGATGTTGTTGGGGAATAGAAGCAACAGATGTGGCTTATATTCCCTTAAATCATACTCAAGGAACCAATTTAGATAAAGTTCAAACATTAGATCTTTTACGTCCAATTTTAGAAAGCGATCGCCATCCTAAAACCTTTCAAAATGCAAAATATGATCGGTTAATTTTTAGGGTTCACGGCATTAATTTACAAGGCGTTGTCTTTGACCCAATGTTAGCAGATTATATTTTAAACCCTGAAGATAATCATAATTTAATTGATTTAAGTCTCAGACATTTAGGGTCTGAATTAATCGCTCCCAGTTATGATGAATTAGTTCCCAAAGGAAAAACTATTGCTGATCTTAATATTAATCAAGTCGCTGAATATTGCGGAATGCAGGTTTATGTCACCTTTCAATTAGTAGAAAAAATCAAAGCAAAATTGATAGATAAACCTCACTTAATGAAACTTTTAACCGATGTTGAACAGCCTTTAGAATGTGTTTTAGCGGATATGGAATATTGTGGGGTGCATCTGGATATTGAATATTTACAAACTTTGGCAAAAAAACTCGATCAACAGTTAGAAATTATTGAAAATCAAGCTTATGAACTAGCAGGGGAAAAATTTAATTTAGGTTCTCCGAAACAACTCAGCCAACTCTTATTTGAAAAATTAGAATTAAATACAAAAAAAACACGCCAAACCAAAACAGGCTATTCAACGGATGTCAATGTTTTAGAAAAATTACAAGGTGATCACCCCATTATTGATATAATATTAGAATATCGAACTCTAGCGAAACTAAAGTCAACTTATGTAGATGCGTTACCCACAATGGTTGATGCAAAGCAACGCATTCATACCAATTTTAATCAAACTATTACCGCAACGGGACGGCTATCATCTTCTAACCCTAACTTACAGAATATTCCCATTAAAACTGAATTTTCTCGTAAAATCAGAAAAGCCTTTACAACCCAACCCAATTGGCTATTAGTTTCAGCAGACTATTCTCAAATTGAACTTAGAATTTTAGCCCATTTAAGTCAAGAACCGATTTTATTAGAAGCCTATCGAAATAATCAAGATGTCCATACCGTCACGGCTAAATTATTATTTGAAACAGACACCGTAACATCAGAAGAAAGACGATTAGGGAAAACAATTAATTTTGGGGTAATTTATGGTATGGGAGCGCAACGATTTGCACGGGAAGCAAAGGTAAGTAGTGCAGAAGGTAAGCAATTTATTGAACGGTTTAACCAACGCTATTCTCAAGTTTTTGCTTATTTAGAAACTGTTAAAAAACAAGCCATTTCTCAAAGATATGTCGAAACAATATTAGGGAGAAGACGATATTTTGAATTCCAAGGTAGCAGCTTACAAAATTTAAAAGGAGTCGATATTAATTCGATTGATTTAAGCCAATTAGGAAAAAAAATGGGTCAAAATGATGCCCAACTCTTGAGAGCCGCTGCTAACGCTCCTATTCAGGGTTCGAGTGCTGATATTATTAAAATGGCAATGGTACAAGTGCATCAACTTTTAACCCAATATCAATCTCGATTAGTATTACAGGTTCATGATGAATTAGTCTTTGAAATTCCTGAGACGGAATGGGAAGAAATTCAACCTAAAATTAAGACGATTATGGAACAAGTGCTTCCTTTAAGTGTGCCTTTAGTTGTAGATATTCACGCCGGACAGAATTGGATGGAAGCGAAGTAATGATTCTTTATAAAGCAGCCTAAATCAAGCAGATTTTGTATTAATCATTAAACCGCGATCTATAGCTATCAAAAAGTTCATCAATTTTTTGGAGGTCAGATACAAGTGTCCCCCGTTCATCTCGAAACGTGCGATCGCGATCGCCTTTAAAACCCACATTCCGCAGATAGGAGTCAAATTTCCCACTAATTCTAAAAAATTGAAATGGGTTTAAAATTTTTGATGAACTTCCGAGGCTTTACTATCAAATTGTATAGCTAGTTAACCGTTATTTAACTA
This DNA window, taken from Planktothrix sp. FACHB-1365, encodes the following:
- the polA gene encoding DNA polymerase I; this encodes MLEHPLFLLVDGHSLAFRSYFAFGKSRQGGLRTSTGIPTSVCFGFLKSLLDVMATQKPDYLAIAFDLGVPTFRHEADENYKADRSETSQDFIEDVQNLQELLQAFDLSIVTAPGYEADDVLGTLANRGSREGYRVKVLSGDQDLFQLIDLEKQISILHLEPGKGSVPTEFLAQQVYDKLQIYPHQVIDYKALCGDKSDNIPGVKGIGKTTAVKLLGEYGSLENIYAHLENIKGATRTKLEEGKADADHSQTLARIIQDVPLEVSLDNFKLQGFDVAKIQPILEKLAFQTFLGKINQIQQQFKGIIQTEVTENPVTVGEDIDFWTPEETTAYQQQKQLNSPRSKLQLRLIQTPEALEELVNILQQHTDANYPVAWDTETTSLEFLKAELVGIGCCWGIEATDVAYIPLNHTQGTNLDKVQTLDLLRPILESDRHPKTFQNAKYDRLIFRVHGINLQGVVFDPMLADYILNPEDNHNLIDLSLRHLGSELIAPSYDELVPKGKTIADLNINQVAEYCGMQVYVTFQLVEKIKAKLIDKPHLMKLLTDVEQPLECVLADMEYCGVHLDIEYLQTLAKKLDQQLEIIENQAYELAGEKFNLGSPKQLSQLLFEKLELNTKKTRQTKTGYSTDVNVLEKLQGDHPIIDIILEYRTLAKLKSTYVDALPTMVDAKQRIHTNFNQTITATGRLSSSNPNLQNIPIKTEFSRKIRKAFTTQPNWLLVSADYSQIELRILAHLSQEPILLEAYRNNQDVHTVTAKLLFETDTVTSEERRLGKTINFGVIYGMGAQRFAREAKVSSAEGKQFIERFNQRYSQVFAYLETVKKQAISQRYVETILGRRRYFEFQGSSLQNLKGVDINSIDLSQLGKKMGQNDAQLLRAAANAPIQGSSADIIKMAMVQVHQLLTQYQSRLVLQVHDELVFEIPETEWEEIQPKIKTIMEQVLPLSVPLVVDIHAGQNWMEAK